A stretch of Paludisphaera borealis DNA encodes these proteins:
- a CDS encoding type II toxin-antitoxin system Phd/YefM family antitoxin produces the protein MPPSPSRVRFIGSRELHRDLPKVLENLENPDCRYVLTIHSKPKAVMIGTEAFLSLLRGATPEDRLLALQLGALVQGLESSGAETEERQEALVAV, from the coding sequence ATGCCTCCGTCTCCGTCGCGTGTTCGTTTCATTGGCAGCCGCGAGCTTCACCGCGATCTTCCGAAAGTCCTGGAAAACCTCGAAAATCCAGATTGTCGCTACGTCCTGACGATTCACAGCAAGCCCAAGGCCGTCATGATCGGCACCGAAGCCTTCCTGAGCCTCCTCCGCGGCGCGACCCCGGAAGATCGGCTCCTCGCTCTCCAACTCGGCGCGTTGGTCCAGGGGCTTGAGTCCTCGGGCGCCGAAACCGAAGAGCGTCAGGAAGCACTCGTCGCGGTCTGA